GGGTGTAACCGATTTGATTACCAATCCTGGTATGATTAACCTTGACTTTGCTGATGTGAAGACAGTGATGGCAAATAAAGGTGATGCATTGATGGGTATTGGTGTTGCCAGTGGTGAAGACCGTGTCATCGAAGCAACGCGTAAAGCAATTTACTCACCATTACTTGAAACAACTATTGAAGGTGCAGAAAATGTCTTGCTTAATGTCACAGGCGGTATGGACATGAGCCTGACTGAAGCACAAGATGCATCAGAGCTTGTCATCCAAGCAGCTGGTAATGATGTTAACATCCTCTTAGGCACATCAATTGATGATAGCTTGCAAGATGAGATTCGTGTAACTGTTGTTGCTACAGGAGTTTCTGAAGAAGATATTCAAAAAGCAATGCCACGTCAATCAATGAATGCACCTGTTGCAGAACAACCTAGACGTCGTGTTTTAGGATCATCAAACATTGAGTCAGTAAAAGAAACGTTTACTTCTCGTCAAAAAACAGTAACACCTGAAAGTGCAGCTCCTGAGTCAGCATTTGGTAGCTGGGATATTCGTAAGGAAAATTCAGTTCGTCAAACGCCATCAGAAACGACAAATACATCAGGCGTTAATACATTTGGCGGAACAACAACTTCAGCAAACAATGATGATTTAGATATCCCACCATTTTTGAAACGTTAATATGACACTTATTGAAAATGTTGATGCAGTATTAAAACAGGTTAGCCTTACTGAGAAACACCTAGCATCAAAAGAAAATCATCCGACAACTATTGTTGGAGTTACCAAGTATGTTGATGCAAATAAAGCTCGAGAGCTGGTCTTAGCAGGTATCACTGATATTGGTGAGAATAGGGTAGAGCTATTCCTTGACAAATATGAGCAGTTAGCTGATTTATCAGTTACCTGGCATTTGATAGGCACCTTACAGCGACGAAAAGTGAAAGATGTCATCAACTTAGTTGATTACTTCCATGCCTTAGATTCTGTTAAACTAGCGCAAGAAATTGACAAGCGTGCGACGCATCGGATTAAGTGTTTTTTGCAAGTCAATATTTCAGGTGAATCAAGTAAGCATGGGTTATCGCTTGATGAGTTAAATCAAGTCTTACCCGAATTTTCAAGATTTACTAACATTGAAATTGTTGGTTTAATGACAATGATGCCCTTAGGTGCAACAGAAGTAGAGTTGGCAGACTTTTTTGATCAAGTAAAAGCGCTACAAAAATCAATAGCCAATCAAAAGTTACCCAATATACCATGTACAGAATTATCGATGGGAATGAGTCAAGATTATCAGCAGGCAATTAAGCATGGTGCTACTTTTGTCAGAATTGGTAGTAAATTTTTTAAGTAATAGATTTATATTATAGAGATGACTAGAGTAAGTAGGTAAAATTAATGGCATTCAAAGATTACATTGAAAAAGCAAAAGATTATTTTAATTTAGGTGAAGAGGATGAAGCGGGAACGGTTAATCGCCAAAGACCGCAAGTGGTTCAAAACCCAGCACCAGTTCAACCGCAAATGCAAGCGGTACAGAAGACTTCACCTCAAGAAACAGAGGTAAAAATGGAACGAAAGCAAGTTCGTCAATCGGAGTCTGTAGCTCAGAATATGAGACAAGCATCGCAACAGCGACAAGTTAGTCCATCTAGCATTATACCGACGATAGCGATTAAGGAACCGGCTGCATATGACAACATCATGGAGTCAGCAAAAATTGTACGTAATGGTGAAAGTGTACTCGTCAATTTCAAAAATATGGGAGACCAGCAAGCACGTCGCTCAATCGATTTTCTAACTGGCGTAGTCTTCACCATCGATGGAGATATCCAAAATGTTGGTGGACAAATATTCTTATTGACACCAAGTGGTATGACTGTAGATGCTGAAAAAGAAATGAGTATTCTAGCTGGTCGAAATTTTGAAGGAATGGATGCTTTCTAATGCTACTATTATTTCTGTATAAGTTGATTACAATTTATGAATGGATTTTGATTATCCATGCATTTATGAGTTGGGCGCCTGACATCCGAAATAGTCAAGTTGGCCGGATCATTGAGAAGTTATCACGACCATTTTTATCTCTCTTTGATCGCTTACCACTTCGATTTGGTGGTCTAGATTTCACAATTGTTGTGGCTATTATTGCATTGAATGCTATTCAACGCTTTTTGGTGATGATTGCCTAATGTCACGAGATGTGTATCAACATTTTAGACCTAGTGAGCGTGTTTTCATTGATAAGGTGATTGATTGGCTAGAAAAAGTATCAGATACCTACAGCATTGTTGTGACGGATTTCTTAAATCCAAGACAGTGTTTTATTCTAGAAATACTCATGACTAGCATTAATAATGATGAGCTACAGGTACTGACGAGTGCTTCGATTGTTGAGACCGAGTATGTCAAGCTAATATTAGCACCTAGTTATTACAAACTGGAAATACTGGATTTTGATTTGGCATGCCTACAGATTGACTTTTCTAGCAAATTTGTAACCTTAAAACATTCACAAATACTCGGTACACTGCTTGGGGAAACGGGACTTGATAGATCAAAAATTGGAGATATATCAGTTCATCAGTCGTTCGCTCAGGTTTGTGTTAGTAAAAAATTAGTAACTGTTTTCACTGAATCAATCACTAAGATTGCCCGAAGTGGTGTCAAAATGAAAGAGATTTCACCGAATGATTTTGTTAGGTTACCTGAACAGGCAACGAATCAGGTAGTGTTGATGTCAAGTTTACGTATAGATAAGGCGATAGCGAGTGTTTTTGACAAGTCGCGTAGTTTATCACAAGATCTAATCAAGTCAGGTAAAGTGAAGGTGAATTATGCAGAAGTTATGCAAAATGACTTTGAGGTGAGGACAGGCGACCTCATTAGTATCCGAGGATTAGGTAGAGTTAAGATTGGTCAAAACTTAGGATTGACAAAAAAAGATAAGGTTCGGATTGAAGTCCAGATCATATCAAGTCAAAAATAGTATGGCAATGTAAAGAAAGGTGAACTGATGAGCTTAAATAGTTTAGATATTCAAAATAAAGTTTTTGAAACAAAAATGCGTGGTTACAATAAGATTGACGTAGATGATTTCCTGGACTTAATTATTAGAGATTATGATGAATTTTCTGAAAAAATAAAAGACCAAGAACGTGAGATAAAGAGTTTACGTGAGCGTGTAGAATCTTTTGAAGGCATGAAAGATTCCCTTAATAAATCAATTGTTGTGGCACAGAGTGCTGCCGACAATTTAAAAGAGCATGCTATAAACGAAGCAAATGGGATTACAGGAGAAGCTGGTCAAAAAGCACAGTATATTCTAGAGTCTGCCAAAAAAGAAGCGGGAGTTATCTTGAATTCTGCATCAGATGACGCACGTCGCTTGGTAAAAGAAACAGACGAACTCAAGCGCAAGATGAGAATCTATCATCAACGTATGGCCTTGATGGTGGAGTCACAACTTGAAGGGATTAAATCTCGGGAATGGGAAGAAATCCTTAAACCAACAGCTACATATATTGGTGATGGTGTAGATAAGCTAAAAGAGATTATCGAAGCACACGAAGGTAATACCGTCCAAATTAGTCAAACTGTAAACGAAGTATCAGCAATACTCGACTTACAGGATGAGGAAAAAAATACAGAATCGTTAGCAAATCTTGAAACTAGTACGGATGCTAATTTAGCAACAAGTACAGAAAACATGACAAGCCTTGATACATCAGACGATTCTGAAGCATAAAACAAGACCGCGTTCTTAATTGATATTTCCAGCGAGCAAGAGATGGTGTAAGCCTTGCAATCACTCAGTTTAGGATAATCAACTTGTAGCTACCTATCTCTAGTTAATCATGATTGAAATAGAGATAATAGCGGTAATCAAATATAAAGACTGGTCTTCTCTATCAGACCAATGAGACTTGTTTCTACAAGTAAATTAGGGTGGTACCACGGCTTTTCGTCCCTTTCGAAAAGCTTTTTTTATTACTTTTTTATTTTGAATGACGCCCTTACCTTAGGGATAGGGGCAGTCAATAAAGGCGATATTGCATATTTAACAAATTGTATAAAATGAAAGTGAGGTTGAGATGATAGTGAGTAGGCTTTCATCTCATAAATGACTATGAAAATTAAAGATACTTTAAATCTTGGTAAAACAGCATTCCCAATGCGTGCAGGACTACCAAACAAAGAACCTATAATGCAAGAGGCTTGGGATGAAGCGAAACTCTATGAAAATCGCTTGAAAGATAATGCAGGTAAACCGGCATTTATCTTACATGATGGCCCTCCTTATGCAAACGGAGATATCCATGTCGGTCATGCCTTAAACAAAATTTCTAAAGATATGATCATGCGCTATAAAAATATGGCAGGATTTCGTGCACCCTATGTACCTGGATGGGACACACATGGCTTACCAATCGAACAAGTCTTAACTAAAAAAGGGATCAAGCGTAAAGAGTTAGATCGTGCAGCCTATCTTAGAATGTGTCAAGAATATGCTTTAACACAGGTTGATTTGCAACGTAAAGGGTTCAAGTCTCTTGGTGTCTTGGGAGATTGGGAAAATCCATATATTACCTTAAAACCAGAATTTGAAGCAGCTCAAATTCGTGTATTTGGTAAAATGGCAGAGAAAGACTATATTTACAAGGGTGCAAAACCAATTTATTGGTCACCATCATCTGAGAGTTCTCTTGCTGAAGCAGAAATTGAGTATCAAGATGTTCGCTCTGCGTCTATCTATATCGCCTTTAAAGCAGTTGATACAAAAGGACTCTTACCAAATGATTCAGAGTTCATCATCTGGACGACAACACCGTGGACAATTCCATCCAACCAAGGTATCTTTACACATCCTGACTATGACTATGTTTTAGTTGCTGTTAATGATCGCAAATTTGTCGTTGCATCTGAACTGCTAAATACCGTTGCTGAGAAATTGGCATGGGAAAACTACGAAGTCTTGCAAACAGTCAAAGGGTCAGACTTAGATGGTATGGTAGCTAAGCATCCTTTTTACGACCGTGATGCGCTTGTCATGAATGCTGATTACGTTACCTTAGATTCAGGTACAGGACTTGTACACGTTGCGCCTGGCCATGGTGAAGATGACTATGTTTACAGTCGCAAGTACAAGCTTGATGTCTTGTCGCCGATTGATGATCGTGGCTACTATACAGATGAAGCACCTGGTTTTGAAGGTTTGTTTTACGATGAAGGTAATAAAAAAGTGAGTGAGCTATTAAGTGAATCAGGTGCCCTATTAAAACTTGATTTCTTTACCCATAGTTATCCACATGACTGGCGTACTAAAAAACCGGTTATTTACCGTGCAACACCACAATGGTTCGCCTCAATTGATAAATTCCGTGACAACATTCTATCTGAAGTAGAACGCGTTGATTGGGTCATTCCATGGGGTAAAACACGCCTCTATAATATGATTCGTGATCGTGGCGATTGGGTGATCAGTCGTCAACGTGCTTGGGGCGTGCCTTTACCTATCTTCTATGCAGAAGATGGCACAGCAGTTATTACACCAGAAACAACTGAACATATCGCAGCGCTTTTTGCAGAGAATGGGTCAATTATCTGGTGGGAACGTGACGCCAAAGACTTACTACCTGAAGGATTTACACATCCCGGTTCGCCAAATGGTATTTTTACCAAAGAAACTGATATCATGGATGTCTGGTTTGATTCAGGCTCATCATGGAACGGCGTGCTAAATCAACGAGAAGAATTAACTTATCCAGCAGACCTTTATCTAGAAGGATCAGATCAGTATCGTGGCTGGTTCAACTCATCTATCACAACATCAGTTGCTGTAAATGGGATTGCACCATACAAAGCTGTCCTATCACAAGGGTTTGTACAAGATGCCAAAGGTCGTAAGTTCTCTAAATCTTTAGGCAATGGGATTGCACCAAAAGATGTCACTAAACAATATGGTGCAGATATTCTAAGACTCTGGGTTGCTAGTGTAGACAGTACATCTGACGTACGTGTATCGATGGATCTGATTGGTCAAACATCAGAGTCTTATCGTAAGATTAGAAATACACTACGTTTCTTAATTGCCAATACATCAGATTTTGATAAAGCAAAAGATGCCATTGTGTTTGATGACTTGCATGGATCTGATAAGTATATGCTAGTTAGATTAAATCAAGTCATCACTGCAGTTCGTGAAGCGTATGATCGCTATAGCTTTATGGATGTTTACCGCACGATCTTTAATTTCTTGACAAATGATTTATCAGCCTTTTATCTTGATTTTGCAAAAGATATTGTTTATATTGAGTCAGAAACAAGCTCAGATCGTAGACGGATGCAAACTGTTATGTATGAAGTCCTGGTGACATTAACTAAACTATTAGTGCCTGTTATTCCGCATACTGCAGAAGAAATTTGGACATATTTAGAACAAGAAGAAGCGTCCTATGCTTATTTAACTGAGATGCCAACAGCTTCGGATATCCCAAATTCAGATGAGATATTAGATGTTTGGACAGCCTTTTTAGACTTCCGCACATCTGTACATAAAGCACTAGAAATCTCTAGAGATGAAAAAGTGATTGGTAAATCGCTTGAAGCTAGTGTGACTGTTCATCCTGATGACGTCACAAAAGTCTTGCTCAAAACAATCGGTATGGAAGAAGACATTGCGACCTTACTCATCGTATCGGAATTCAACCTTTCTGATCAACCTTTATCGGATGTCACCTTGACAGTCGCAGACAATGACATCATGGTTGTACATGCATCTGGTCATGTTTGCCAACGTTGCAGACGAACTGATGAAACTGTTGGTGAAAACGAGAATCCACATTATGTAGAACTTTGTAACAACTGTTCACATATTGTCAATGCAACATTCCCAGAAATTGCTGTCGATGGATTTGAAGCAAAATAATAATATAAAAAAAAATCAGACTTAGGCCTGATTTTTTTGAATCACAAGTATGTCATAATTAAGATGTAGATAAGCGATA
The DNA window shown above is from Lactococcus paracarnosus and carries:
- a CDS encoding YggS family pyridoxal phosphate-dependent enzyme, encoding MTLIENVDAVLKQVSLTEKHLASKENHPTTIVGVTKYVDANKARELVLAGITDIGENRVELFLDKYEQLADLSVTWHLIGTLQRRKVKDVINLVDYFHALDSVKLAQEIDKRATHRIKCFLQVNISGESSKHGLSLDELNQVLPEFSRFTNIEIVGLMTMMPLGATEVELADFFDQVKALQKSIANQKLPNIPCTELSMGMSQDYQQAIKHGATFVRIGSKFFK
- a CDS encoding DivIVA domain-containing protein, which codes for MSLNSLDIQNKVFETKMRGYNKIDVDDFLDLIIRDYDEFSEKIKDQEREIKSLRERVESFEGMKDSLNKSIVVAQSAADNLKEHAINEANGITGEAGQKAQYILESAKKEAGVILNSASDDARRLVKETDELKRKMRIYHQRMALMVESQLEGIKSREWEEILKPTATYIGDGVDKLKEIIEAHEGNTVQISQTVNEVSAILDLQDEEKNTESLANLETSTDANLATSTENMTSLDTSDDSEA
- a CDS encoding cell division protein SepF, whose product is MAFKDYIEKAKDYFNLGEEDEAGTVNRQRPQVVQNPAPVQPQMQAVQKTSPQETEVKMERKQVRQSESVAQNMRQASQQRQVSPSSIIPTIAIKEPAAYDNIMESAKIVRNGESVLVNFKNMGDQQARRSIDFLTGVVFTIDGDIQNVGGQIFLLTPSGMTVDAEKEMSILAGRNFEGMDAF
- a CDS encoding RNA-binding protein → MSRDVYQHFRPSERVFIDKVIDWLEKVSDTYSIVVTDFLNPRQCFILEILMTSINNDELQVLTSASIVETEYVKLILAPSYYKLEILDFDLACLQIDFSSKFVTLKHSQILGTLLGETGLDRSKIGDISVHQSFAQVCVSKKLVTVFTESITKIARSGVKMKEISPNDFVRLPEQATNQVVLMSSLRIDKAIASVFDKSRSLSQDLIKSGKVKVNYAEVMQNDFEVRTGDLISIRGLGRVKIGQNLGLTKKDKVRIEVQIISSQK
- the ftsZ gene encoding cell division protein FtsZ — encoded protein: MEFSFDEALTQGAVIKVIGVGGAGGNAVNRMVEEGVSGVEFIAANTDVQALRASKADTVIQLGPKLTRGLGAGSKPDVGQKAAEESAETIEQALQGSDMVFITAGMGGGTGTGAAPVIAQISRELGALTVGVVTRPFGFEGSKRGYFASEGIELLKASVDTLLIISNNNLLEIVDKKTPLKEALQEADNVLRQGVQGVTDLITNPGMINLDFADVKTVMANKGDALMGIGVASGEDRVIEATRKAIYSPLLETTIEGAENVLLNVTGGMDMSLTEAQDASELVIQAAGNDVNILLGTSIDDSLQDEIRVTVVATGVSEEDIQKAMPRQSMNAPVAEQPRRRVLGSSNIESVKETFTSRQKTVTPESAAPESAFGSWDIRKENSVRQTPSETTNTSGVNTFGGTTTSANNDDLDIPPFLKR
- a CDS encoding YggT family protein; protein product: MLLLFLYKLITIYEWILIIHAFMSWAPDIRNSQVGRIIEKLSRPFLSLFDRLPLRFGGLDFTIVVAIIALNAIQRFLVMIA
- the ileS gene encoding isoleucine--tRNA ligase → MKIKDTLNLGKTAFPMRAGLPNKEPIMQEAWDEAKLYENRLKDNAGKPAFILHDGPPYANGDIHVGHALNKISKDMIMRYKNMAGFRAPYVPGWDTHGLPIEQVLTKKGIKRKELDRAAYLRMCQEYALTQVDLQRKGFKSLGVLGDWENPYITLKPEFEAAQIRVFGKMAEKDYIYKGAKPIYWSPSSESSLAEAEIEYQDVRSASIYIAFKAVDTKGLLPNDSEFIIWTTTPWTIPSNQGIFTHPDYDYVLVAVNDRKFVVASELLNTVAEKLAWENYEVLQTVKGSDLDGMVAKHPFYDRDALVMNADYVTLDSGTGLVHVAPGHGEDDYVYSRKYKLDVLSPIDDRGYYTDEAPGFEGLFYDEGNKKVSELLSESGALLKLDFFTHSYPHDWRTKKPVIYRATPQWFASIDKFRDNILSEVERVDWVIPWGKTRLYNMIRDRGDWVISRQRAWGVPLPIFYAEDGTAVITPETTEHIAALFAENGSIIWWERDAKDLLPEGFTHPGSPNGIFTKETDIMDVWFDSGSSWNGVLNQREELTYPADLYLEGSDQYRGWFNSSITTSVAVNGIAPYKAVLSQGFVQDAKGRKFSKSLGNGIAPKDVTKQYGADILRLWVASVDSTSDVRVSMDLIGQTSESYRKIRNTLRFLIANTSDFDKAKDAIVFDDLHGSDKYMLVRLNQVITAVREAYDRYSFMDVYRTIFNFLTNDLSAFYLDFAKDIVYIESETSSDRRRMQTVMYEVLVTLTKLLVPVIPHTAEEIWTYLEQEEASYAYLTEMPTASDIPNSDEILDVWTAFLDFRTSVHKALEISRDEKVIGKSLEASVTVHPDDVTKVLLKTIGMEEDIATLLIVSEFNLSDQPLSDVTLTVADNDIMVVHASGHVCQRCRRTDETVGENENPHYVELCNNCSHIVNATFPEIAVDGFEAK